The Megalops cyprinoides isolate fMegCyp1 chromosome 9, fMegCyp1.pri, whole genome shotgun sequence genome has a window encoding:
- the hif1al gene encoding hypoxia inducible factor 1 subunit alpha, like, whose translation MEAEMDPEEKRPSSELRKVRSRDAARCRRSQETEVFYQLAHTLPLPRRVSSHLDKAAIMRVTLSFLRMHSLLRSGSEKAEPRAEGQGEEEETMDRFYPRALAGFVMVLTEEGDMVYLSECVNKYIGITQLELLGQSVYDFVHPCDQEELRDVLTPRTGLSKKKQPDQWTERNFFLRVKSTLTSRGRTVNIKSATWKVLHCTGHMRTYCGKDDASPPTGSFLTLLCEPIPHPSSVEFPLDRSTFLTRHSMDLRFTHCEGRVTELVGYSPDDLIGRSAYEFHHALDSDHVTKSLHILLSKGQVCTSHYRFLAKSGGFVWAETQATVIYNSKTSQPEAVVCLNFILSGVEQADVVFSVEQTQCLLKPKKEPEEEIGTDTSAQLFLKLKERPEELLQLAPATGDVVVPLTGHTEPVDLSFCRPPSPNSVPDFPRDLCTPELRQLLSPIFDGPTAVPSPASSTSEDLPMDKDEVEKFFAAKPEDSPQPNGKPEDMESIDLDMLAPYISMDDDFQLTFLTQLPEADLSSPESPTLINRKRGRDLDEDQQYTAPDKKQRHTEDEDTLLLHHALLGSLVDGDDPDELEPLPSRSQLLTDRDPILGEAPALCNTAALMSTFLSRPPDLIGLKSRPVSPLT comes from the exons GCCAAGCTCGGAGCTGCGGAAGGTGCGTTCCCGCGACGCGGCACGCTGCCGGCGGAGCCAGGAGACCGAGGTGTTCTACCAGCTGGCGCACACACTGCCCCTCCCCCGCCGCGTCTCCTCCCACCTGGACAAGGCGGCCATCATGCGGGTGACGCTCAGCTTCCTGCGCATGCACAGCCTCCTCCGCTCAG GGAGCGAGAAGGCGGAGCCCCGCgcagaggggcagggggaggaggaggagacgaTGGACCGGTTCTACCCGCGAGCGCTGGCCGGGTTTGTCATGGTGCTGACTGAGGAGGGGGACATGGTCTACCTGTCGGAGTGTGTCAACAAATACATCGGCATCACACAG cTGGAGCTGCTGGGACAGAGTGTTTATGACTTTGTCCACCCCTGTGACCAGGAGGAGCTTCGGGACGTCCTGACACCGAGAACAG GCCTCTCCAAGAAGAAACAGCCAGACCAGTGGACTGAACGCAACTTCTTTCTGAGAGTGAAGAGTACGCTGACCAGTAGGGGGCGCACTGTCAACATCAAGTCTGCTACTTGGAAG GTCCTGCATTGCACGGGCCACATGCGGACATACTGTGGCAAGGACGACGCATCGCCCCCTACTGGCAGCTTCCTGACACTGCTGTGCGAGcccatcccccacccctccagcgTGGAGTTCCCCCTGGACCGCAGCACCTTCCTCACCCGACACAGCATGGACCTGCGCTTCACACACTGTGAGGGCAG GGTGACCGAGCTCGTGGGATACAGCCCGGATGACCTGATTGGCCGCTCCGCCTACGAGTTCCACCATGCCCTGGACTCTGATCATGTGACCAAGAGCCTGCAcatct TGCTGTCCAAAGGGCAGGTGTGCACCAGCCACTACCGCTTCCTGGCCAAGAGCGGGGGCTTCGTGTGGGCCGAGACGCAGGCCACCGTCATCTACAACAGCAAGACCTCGCAGCCCGAGGCCGTGGTCTGCCTCAACTTTATCCTCAG TGGTGTGGAACAGGCAGACGTGGTCTTCTCTGTGGAACAGACCCAGTGCCTCCTGAAGCCCAAGAAGGAGCCGGAGGAGGAGATCGGCACGGACACCAGCGCCCAGCTCTTCCTCAAGCTGAAGGAGCGTccagaggagctgctgcagctggcgCCCGCCACCGGTGATGTTGTCGTTCCCCTGACAG GCCACACCGAGCCAGTGGACCTGTCATTCTGCCGGCCTCCCAGCCCCAATTCTGTCCCCGATTTCCCCCGCGACCTCTGCACCCCGGAGCTGCGCCAGCTCCTCTCGCCCATTTTCGACGGGCCCACTGCCGTCCCCTCGCCCGCTTCG AGCACGAGCGAGGACCTGCCGATGGACAAAGACGAGGTTGAGAAGTTCTTCGCCGCCAAGCCAGAGGACAGCCCACAGCCAAACGGCAAGCCAGAG GACATGGAGAGCATAGACCTGGACATGCTGGCTCCGTACATCTCCATGGACGACGATTTCCAGCTGACCTTCCTGACTCAGCTGCCCGAGGCCGACCTCTCCTCCCCAGAGTCGCCCACCCTCATAAACAGGAAACG AGGTCGGGATCTGGATGAAGACCAGCAGTACACCGCGCCGGATAAGAAGCAAAGACACACCGAAGACGAGGACACGCTGCTCCTGCACCACGCCCTGCTG GGCTCTCTGGTGGATGGGGACGATCCGGACGAGCTGGAGCCCCTCCCGAGCCGCAGCCAGCTCCTGACGGACAGGGACCCCATCCTGGGGGAGGCACCGGCGCTCTGCAACACTGCAG CCCTGATGAGTACCTTCTTGTCACGCCCGCCCGACTTGATTGGCCTGAAGTCGAGGCCCGTGTCACCGCTGACCTGA